In Pieris napi chromosome 2, ilPieNapi1.2, whole genome shotgun sequence, the following proteins share a genomic window:
- the LOC125060873 gene encoding uncharacterized protein LOC125060873, whose product MSKADAADKFEGEGSSSDSIEFQRLINLRRSMKGRLTKFENHITPLKSAKPGDLSSIQVKELINRLNKVQSMFSEFDEVENRLEALNDDSDERDDIEDRFFSLISLAQELIESCSKSDSKQRPSSALSHRSGGSCDHYAIKLPTIKLPTFDGNYLKWLEFRDTFESMINQNDSISEINKFHYLRSSLEGGATVVIKSIEFTSKNYSLAWNLLCERYDNKNILINNHIKALFSMDPLFRESHKAIRYLIDTFLKNLRALENLDQPTDKWDVLICFIICSKLDSVTCRKWEEHKNTLPNLPSLADMILFLRNRADILETMSANSTERSKPEPKVVRSSDNKSAFLPRSSKSFVSSSSSKRKNIHNCPMCKHQHSIVHCNVFKDLPLKVRLDEVVKLNLCSNCLRRGHVVEDCRLQSTCRECGKRHNTLLHSVSEPAVKPAAVESTLTSTNSVSLSAQSSNQQVLLCTALVRVTDPQSKNTHLARALLDAGSQSCFISETLKHKMGIISNNTDSLCISGINNVKVHITDSCELAISSLHQHFNVSLKMYVVPQITGYLPNAPVNVRELNLPVNIQLADPKFYVPSDVDILLGAGVFFDAISPKQIKLGQHKPILQESKFGWLVAGPLHSYSHKQSNVIHCNFTKEISDNLTKFWNLEELPLSELTMSPEDEFCEHHFQETTKRLVNGRFCVKMPFRESPEQALGNSYMMAEKRFLNLEKKLNKNSDHKDKYTQFIKEYERLGHLSKVDRPSFGYFLPHHCVIRETSETTKLRVVFDGSAKTSSKKSLNDIQYTGPVVQDELFNILIRFRQHRFVLTGDIMNFYRQFSIDPSQRHLQLIIWRDNKVQPLEIAELQTVTYGTNSAPFLSTRCLKQLALECNDPIVSEVIQKDFYIDDMLTGSSSEHELHHIYRKVIEVLNSACLPIHKFRTNCPQIFQHNTETQGLDLCKESSVLGVLWAPDTDTLRFTLNVDCTQQKVTKRVILSNTCKIFDPLGLISPCTIALKILLQRLWLLKLDWDDPVPTEINNVWQQMIGSLNSLLTVNVPRFALCASPISTELHCFVDASQNAYAACLYLRSVDPKGIISTALLCAKTRVSPIKPLTIPRLELCAALLGARLTAKVTSALRCDIDCTYYWSDSTITLAWINSQPQLLKAFVCNRVNEIRELSAQSLSSWRYVPTAINPADMASRGLEPSNLSKSDLWWRGPSFLLSQETEWPQAPKSKINLSELKNNIQVHNALNTSTFVDFTRYSNPIRLIRIYAYVLRFISNCKNKNKNVSPLCSKELNDSLELLVKNSQYESYSLIINTLNKGNKLKPKCSILQLAPFIDQSGILRVGGRLDNATLSFEQKHPALLDSKHHFTKILMRHEHARLFHAGPQLLLSSFRKQYWPIGGRNLARSTVRKCIVCTRYKAKLMEPFMGNLPSNRVSQFYPFQTCGVDFAGPFMISNKIGRGNKISKCYLCLFICFSVKAVHLETVSDLSTQAFISSLKRFIARRGKPDNICCDNGKNFVGANNELGRVMRSSLRDLKDYSANEGIKFTFNPPYSPSLGGLWEAGIKSAKHHLKRIAGNTALTFEELSTLFTQIEAILNSRPLTPLTSDPNDLSPLTPGHFIIGRPLTSLPSPPASDLKTRIRCRYRMIEGLRQHFWARWRNEYLLELQQRYKGRHHERNLQEGDLVVFKEDGLPPLKWRIGRAVRLYMGSDNVCRVADFMTFRGIERRAVNKVCLLPLENGIIITEEENKDLES is encoded by the coding sequence ATGTCTAAAGCGGATGCTGCTGATAAGTTTGAAGGCGAAGGCTCTTCTAGCGATTCAATCGAGTTTCAAAGGCTAATTAATCTGCGCCGGTCAATGAAGGGACGCTTAACTAAATTCGAAAATCACATAACACCTTTAAAATCTGCGAAACCAGGTGATCTAAGTAGTATACAGGTCAAGGAACTAATCAATCGCCTAAACAAGGTACAGTCTATGTTCTCCGAGTTCGATGAGGTAGAAAATAGGTTAGAAGCTTTGAATGATGATTCTGATGAACGTGATGATATCGAGGATAGGTTTTTTTCGTTGATATCTCTTGCTCAGGAGTTAATAGAGTCATGTTCCAAGTCTGATTCCAAACAGAGACCGAGTAGTGCTCTTTCACACCGGTCTGGTGGCAGTTGTGACCACTATGCAATCAAACTACCTACTATCAAGCTGCCTACCTTTGACGGGAACTACCTTAAGTGGCTTGAATTTAGAGACACATTCGAGTCCATGATCAATCAAAACGATTCAAtttcagaaataaataaatttcattatttgagATCATCTTTAGAGGGAGGTGCAACTGTAGTCATAAAGTCAATTGAGTTCACTTCCAAAAATTATAGCTTGGCATGGAATCTCTTGTGTGAACGTTAcgataacaaaaacattttaatcaataaCCACATAAAAGCGTTATTTAGCATGGATCCTTTATTCCGTGAATCTCACAAGGctattagatatttaatagACACTTTCTTAAAGAACTTAAGAGCTCTCGAGAACTTAGATCAACCAACTGACAAATGGGACGTActcatttgtttcattatttgcTCAAAATTAGATTCAGTCACCTGCAGGAAGTGGGAAGAGCATAAAAATACTTTGCCCAACTTACCGTCATTAGCAGACATGATTCTATTTCTTCGAAACCGTGCTGACATTCTTGAGACGATGTCTGCCAATAGCACTGAACGATCTAAACCTGAACCTAAAGTAGTAAGGAGTAGTGATAATAAGAGCGCATTCCTACCACGAAGCTCGAAAAGTTTCGTGTCGTCATCAAGCTCTAAACGCAAAAACATTCATAATTGTCCAATGTGTAAGCATCAGCATAGTATAGTACATTGCAACGTCTTTAAAGATTTACCTCTTAAAGTTCGGTTAGACGAAGTCGTAAAATTAAACCTTTGCTCGAACTGTCTCAGGAGGGGTCACGTTGTGGAAGACTGTCGCCTTCAAAGTACTTGTAGGGAGTGCGGAAAACGACATAACACGCTCTTGCACTCAGTCAGTGAACCAGCCGTCAAACCGGCAGCCGTTGAATCCACATTAACTTCAACAAATTCTGTGTCACTGTCCGCACAGTCTTCTAATCAGCAGGTTCTTCTATGCACTGCATTGGTCAGGGTCACTGATCCACAGAGTAAAAATACTCACCTTGCTCGAGCTCTGCTTGATGCAGGAAGTCAGTCATGCTTCATATCTGAAACCCTAAAACATAAAATGGGTATAATCAGTAATAATACAGATTCTTTATGTATATCTGGCATTAATAACGTCAAAGTTCATATAACTGACAGCTGCGAGCTAGCCATAAGCTCACTTCACCAGCACTTTAATGTCAGTCTTAAAATGTATGTAGTACCTCAAATAACTGGCTACTTACCAAATGCTCCCGTCAATGTTCGCGAACTTAACTTACCAGTTAATATTCAGTTGGCAGATCCTAAATTCTATGTTCCTTCTGACGTTGACATACTGTTGGGGGCTGGAGTCTTCTTCGACGCGATCTCTCCAAAGCAGATCAAATTAGGACAACATAAGCCCATTCTTCAAGAGTCAAAATTCGGTTGGCTAGTGGCAGGTCCTCTTCATAGTTACTCTCATAAACAAAGTAATGTCATTCATTGCAATTTCACCAAGGAAATTAGCGACAACTTAACGAAGTTCTGGAATCTTGAGGAGCTTCCACTTTCAGAACTCACTATGTCACCTGAGGATGAATTTTGCGAACATCATTTTCAGGAAACAACGAAACGTCTAGTTAACGGGCGGTTTTGTGTAAAAATGCCTTTTCGGGAATCACCAGAGCAAGCGCTTGGTAATTCATACATGATGGCCGAAAAGCGCTTCTTAAATCTTgagaaaaaacttaataaaaactcTGATCATAAAGACAAATACACTCAATTCATAAAGGAATATGAAAGGCTTGGTCATTTATCTAAAGTAGACAGACCATCATTTGGGTACTTCCTACCACATCATTGTGTAATTAGAGAAACCAGCGAAACAACAAAACTTCGTGTAGTTTTTGATGGATCCGCTAAAACTTCTTCAAAGAAATCACTTAATGACATTCAATATACAGGCCCTGTAGTACAGGATGAACTGTTTAATATCTTGATTAGATTTCGTCAACATAGGTTCGTCCTTACAGGTGACATAATGAATTTTTATCGACAGTTTTCTATAGATCCCTCTCAAAGGCATTTACAGCTGATCATCTGGCGAGACAACAAGGTTCAGCCCCTTGAAATTGCGGAATTACAAACTGTAACCTATGGCACAAATTCTGCCCCATTCCTAAGTACTAGATGTCTCAAACAGCTTGCTTTAGAATGCAATGATCCTATTGTCTCAGAAGTTATTCAAAaggatttttatattgatgaCATGTTGACCGGGTCATCTTCCGAGCATGAATTGCATCATATCTATAGAAAAGTCATAGAAGTTCTTAACTCGGCATGTTTGCCTATCCATAAATTCCGAACTAACTGTCCTCAGATATTTCAACACAACACTGAAACTCAAGGCCTTGATCTTTGTAAAGAGTCTAGTGTATTGGGTGTCCTGTGGGCCCCGGACACTGACACATTACGCTTCACCCTAAATGTTGATTGTACTCAACAAAAGGTCACCAAAAGagtaattttatcaaatacgTGTAAAATCTTTGACCCGCTGGGGTTAATCAGTCCCTGCACTattgctttaaaaattttgcTACAAAGGTTGTGGCTCCTCAAGCTTGATTGGGACGATCCAGTCCCcactgaaataaataatgtgtggCAACAGATGATAGGTAGCCTTAACTCTTTACTTACAGTTAATGTTCCCAGATTCGCGCTATGCGCTTCACCCATTTCCACAGAGCTTCACTGCTTTGTAGACGCATCCCAGAATGCCTACGCTGCCTGTCTCTACCTACGTTCAGTGGACCCCAAAGGCATAATATCCACTGCATTACTCTGTGCAAAGACACGTGTTTCCCCGATAAAGCCATTAACAATACCGCGTCTTGAGCTATGCGCGGCCTTACTCGGAGCTCGCCTCACAGCTAAGGTGACGAGTGCTCTTCGGTGCGATATTGATTGTACCTATTATTGGTCTGATTCCACCATAACATTAGCGTGGATAAATTCACAACCTCAGCTTTTGAAGGCATTCGTGTGCAATCGAGTAAACGAAATTCGTGAGCTCTCAGCTCAATCTCTATCATCGTGGAGATACGTACCCACAGCTATCAACCCCGCCGACATGGCGTCGCGAGGTCTAGAACCTAGTAATTTATCAAAGTCTGATTTGTGGTGGCGCGGACCCTCCTTCCTTCTAAGTCAGGAAACGGAGTGGCCACAAGCTcctaaatctaaaataaatttatcagaattgaaaaacaatattcaaGTTCATAATGCATTAAACACATCTACCTTTGTTGACTTTACTAGGTATTCAAACCCCATTCGGTTAATAAGAATATATGCCTACgtattaagatttataagtaattgtaaaaataaaaataaaaatgttagtcCCTTGTGCAGTAAGGAACTCAACGATTCACTCGAGCTACTGGTTAAAAATTCTCAGTATGAATCATactcattaataataaataccttgAATAAAGGAAATAAACTCAAACCTAAATGTTCAATTTTGCAGTTAGCTCCGTTCATTGACCAGAGTGGAATATTGCGAGTAGGTGGTCGTCTTGATAATGCGACACTTTCTTTTGAACAAAAACATCCGGCTCTGCTAGATAGTAAACATCACTTTACGAAAATACTCATGAGACACGAACATGCTCGTCTCTTTCACGCCGGCCCTCAGCTGCTCCTTAGTTCATTTAGAAAACAATACTGGCCTATAGGCGGTAGAAATTTAGCACGCAGTACAGTTCGAAAATGTATTGTTTGTACAAGATACAAGGCCAAGCTAATGGAGCCATTCATGGGAAACCTTCCTTCAAATAGGGTTTCACAATTTTATCCCTTTCAAACTTGTGGTGTTGATTTCGCGGGACCGTTCATGATTTCCAATAAAATCGGACGTGgtaataaaatctcaaaatgttacctatgtttattcatttgtttttctgttAAAGCAGTCCATTTGGAAACGGTCAGCGATCTCAGCACTCAAGCGTTTATTTCAAGCCTAAAACGATTTATCGCTAGAAGAGGCAAGCCTGATAACATTTGCTGTGATAACGGTAAAAACTTCGTGGGGGCCAACAATGAATTAGGTAGGGTAATGCGGTCAAGCCTTCGTGATCTTAAAGATTATTCCGCAAATGAGGGCATTAAATTCACCTTCAACCCACCTTATTCACCTTCACTCGGAGGTCTATGGGAGGCCGGCATAAAAAGCGCAAAGCATCACTTAAAGCGCATAGCGGGGAATACAGCATTAACTTTCGAGGAGTTGAGCACGCTTTTTACGCAAATCGAAGCGATCCTCAACTCCCGACCCCTTACTCCTTTAACATCTGACCCAAACGACCTTTCTCCTCTCACCCCAGGGCACTTCATCATCGGACGGCCGCTGACGTCACTGCCATCACCTCCGGCATCCGACTTGAAGACACGCATCCGCTGTCGATACCGAATGATCGAGGGACTGCGCCAACACTTCTGGGCACGGTGGAGAAACGAATACCTACTAGAACTCCAACAGCGGTACAAAGGACGCCATCATGAGCGAAATCTTCAAGAAGGAGACCTCGTCGTCTTCAAGGAAGATGGTCTCCCTCCTCTCAAATGGAGAATCGGACGAGCCGTGCGTCTTTACATGGGCTCTGACAACGTCTGCAGGGTGGCCGACTTCATGACGTTCCGAGGAATTGAACGACGAGCCGTAAACAAGGTCTGCCTACTACCACTTGAGAATGGTATCATCATCACAGAAGAGGAGAACAAGGATCTTGAAAGTTGA
- the LOC125060881 gene encoding farnesyl pyrophosphate synthase-like translates to MFSKRSVDKLLQLYKNEIRRQISKTTSVTNSDAMSPRLDQTIIHAQTEDAGLPNRLLKLQKYHRYLSTLTSQQMPLAARGLAVSKDQSREFMACFPDIVRDLTESDKHLDVPEASKWLAKLLQYNVPNGKKNRGLATVLAYKMVEKRENLTPENIHLANIMGWCTEMFHTLQLLSADVMEGREMRRGVPCWYRRPDVGLNGVNDANMIQAAMYSTLKRYFSSKPYYKNVLEMFNEMLIKCSIGRYLEQQIMKTDRPDLSLFTMDKYEAITKYKTSYYTFQMPVGLALLMSGVDDPETHRQAKTILLEMGEFFQIQDDFLDCFGDPAVMGRSGSDIQEGKCTWLAVVALQRATPVQREFMENHYGSANPNDINKIKDLYEELQLPHTYSVYEEATYDLIRTQIQQVTRGLPHDLFFKILDNIFRQRI, encoded by the exons ATGTTCTCGAAGAGGAGTGTTGATAAATTACTACAATTATACAAGAACGAAATTCGCAGACAAATAAGCAAAACAACGAGTGTTACCAATTCGGATGCGATGTCACCAAGACTCGACCAAACAATCATCCATGCACAGACCGAAGACGCTGGTCTTCCCAACAGACTTCTGAAGTTGCAAAAATATCACAG ATACCTGTCGACTCTTACGTCTCAGCAAATGCCACTGGCTGCCCGAGGACTGGCCGTCTCCAAGGACCAGTCCCGGGAGTTCATGGCTTGCTTCCCGGACATCGTGAGGGACCTCACAGAATCTGACAAGCATCTTGACGTGCCAGAAGCCAGCAAATGGTTGGCTAAG TTGTTGCAATACAACGTGCCGAATGGAAAGAAGAATCGCGGCCTGGCGACCGTCCTCGCATACAAAATGGTGGAGAAGAGGGAAAATTTGACACCAGAAAACATACATTTGGCTAACATTATGGGCTGGTGTACTGAAatg TTCCACACACTCCAGTTATTATCCGCTGACGTCATGGAGGGCAGGGAGATGAGACGAGGTGTGCCATGCTGGTACAGGCGACCAGATGTAGGTCTGAATGGCGTCAACGATGCGAACATGATCCAAGCAGCCATGTACTCCACACTCAAACGATACTTCTCATCAAAACCCTACTACAAGAACGTATTGGAAATGTTCAATgag atGCTAATTAAATGCTCAATCGGCCGGTACTTAGAACAACAAATAATGAAGACAGATAGGCCGGACCTGTCACTATTCACAATGGACAAATACGAAGCCATCACCAAATACAAAACATCCTACTACACCTTCCAAATGCCTGTCGGATTAGCGCTCCTAATGTCTGGAGTGGACGACCCTGAAACCCACAGACAGGCCAAGACAATTTTACTTGAAATGGGAGAGTTCTTTCAAATTCAA GATGACTTTCTTGACTGCTTCGGAGATCCAGCAGTAATGGGAAGAAGTGGCTCAGACATCCAAGAAGGGAAATGCACGTGGCTCGCAGTTGTTGCGCTGCAAAGGGCAACTCCAGTGCAAAGAGAATTCATGGAAAATCACTACGGAAGCGCAAACCCTAACGATATCAACAAAATTAAGGATTTATATGAAGAATTGCAATTGCCTCACACTTATTCAGTATACGAAGAAGCCACTTATGATCTCATTAGAACACAAATTCAGCAAGTTACAAGAGGACTGCCACATGACTTGTTTTTCAAAATCTTAGATAATATCTTTAGGCAACGAATTTAa
- the LOC125060889 gene encoding farnesyl pyrophosphate synthase 2-like, translated as MNSCTRMWKIWNGLTRTLPKPIKKYPLPKLCSSMSTNASIPEYKREMETFQDVYPSIIETISKNPGLYDNPDVDAWIKRLLDYNLHGGKKARGLATIFAYEILEKPENITEESLRLVRVLGWCVEMLQAYFLIMDDIMDASLTRRGVPCWYRLPEVGLGAINDCNLVQAAMYIVLKEYCEKLPTYNNIVHLFNETLFYTAIGQHLDFTMAHRVKSDYSLFTPERYSAIVTYKTAYYTFKLPVFLGMLVTDNVPQHTHQTAEKICLDLGYLFQMQDDYIDCFGAEHLTGKAGTDIQEGKCSWLAVQALQRLSEPQRKVFIACYGSHEPAHVERIKRLYQELGLPELYRREEKQRYDAIVKLSQTFLPDSGNMPDLFMKLLALTYNRKK; from the exons atgaattcgtGTACAAGAATGTGGAAGATATGGAATGGGCTTACCAGAACTTTACCCAAACCTATAAAAAA atatCCTTTACCTAAGCTGTGCAGTAGCATGAGCACCAATGCATCAATACCAGAGTACAAACGAGAAATGGAGACATTTCAAGACGTTTATCCTAGTATTATTGAGACTATAAGCAAAAATCCAGGCCTTTATGATAACCCAGATGTTGATGCATGGATAAAAAGG TTATTGGACTACAACTTGCACGGTGGTAAAAAAGCCCGGGGCTTGGCTACTATATTTGCATACGAGATACTTGAAAAGCCAGAAAATATCACTGAGGAATCTCTTCGCTTAGTAAGAGTTCTGGGATGGTGTGTAGAAATG CTACAAGCATACTTCCTGATAATGGACGATATTATGGACGCGTCGTTAACTCGAAGGGGAGTTCCATGTTGGTACCGTCTGCCCGAGGTCGGTCTGGGCGCTATCAACGATTGCAATTTAGTTCAGGCCGCTATGTACATTGTATTAAAGGAATATTGTGAAAAATTACCTACTTATAACAATATTGTGCATCTGTTTAATGAG ACGTTATTCTATACGGCTATAGGCCAGCACTTGGACTTTACAATGGCACACAGAGTGAAAAGCGATTACAGTCTGTTCACACCCGAACGGTACAGTGCTATCGTGACATATAAAACCGCGTATTACACCTTCAAATTGCCGGTCTTTTTGGGAATGCTTGTGACGGATAATGTACCACAACACACGCATCAGACGGCCGAGAAGATATGTTTGGATTTGggctatttatttcaaatgcag GACGACTATATAGACTGTTTCGGTGCTGAGCACCTAACAGGGAAAGCAGGAACCGATATACAAGAAGGGAAATGCTCATGGCTGGCCGTTCAAGCTTTGCAACGGTTATCTGAACCGCAGCGCAAAGTGTTCATAGCGTGCTATGGAAGCCACGAACCAGCCCACGTCGAACGAATAAAACGACTCTACCAAGAACTTGGTTTACCAGAACTATACCGTCGAGAGGAAAAACAACGATACGATGCGATAGTAAAGCTCTCGCAAACATTCCTTCCTGATTCAGGGAATATGCCCGATTTGTTCATGAAACTGTTAGCAC